The following proteins come from a genomic window of Malus domestica chromosome 02, GDT2T_hap1:
- the LOC103412413 gene encoding shewanella-like protein phosphatase 2, producing MKKAAAPAAAAAAEDSSSMSCKDVPNLLSSFVDTFVDFSVSGGLFLLPQIPNNPLPASPQNHQNALPARHSSDNPLPSRPPLQTYYPPQDRLVAIGDLHGDLEKTKESLRLAKLIDPESGKWVGGSTTVVQIGDVMDRGGDEIKILYYLEKLKREAARCGGTVITMHGNHEIMNVEGDFRFVTRKGLEEFRVWADWYSIGNRMKSLCKGLEKPKDPFDGVPLGFKNVKEEYADGFRARIAALRPSGPISSRFLSDNVAVLVVGDSVFVHGGLLSQHVSYGLEKINEEVRDWIHGLKGRIAPEFCHGANGVVWLRKFSLGLEDKCDCSALEHVLATIPGAKRMIMGHTIQEFGINGVCNERAIRIDVGMSKGCINGLPEVLEIKGNSGMRILTSNPLYKNKKKSTVHNERPAFLPQGPKQVEVKA from the coding sequence atgaaaaaagccGCCGCACCAGCGGCAGCAGCCGCCGCGGAGGACTCTTCCTCCATGTCATGCAAAGACGTTCCCAATCTCCTCTCCTCTTTCGTCGACACGTTCGTCGACTTCTCCGTCAGCGGCGGCCTCTTCCTCTTACCCCAAATTCCCAATAATCCACTTCCCGCCTCCCCTCAAAATCACCAGAATGCCCTCCCTGCCCGCCACAGCTCCGACAATCCCCTGCCCTCTCGCCCACCGCTGCAAACCTATTACCCCCCGCAGGACCGTTTGGTTGCAATCGGCGATCTCCACGGCGACTTGGAGAAGACCAAGGAATCGCTGAGGCTTGCTAAATTAATCGACCCGGAGTCGGGTAAATGGGTCGGGGGGTCCACCACCGTGGTCCAGATCGGCGACGTGATGGACCGGGGCGGCGACGAGATTAAAATCCTCTATTATCTCGAGAAATTGAAACGAGAAGCCGCCAGGTGCGGCGGCACGGTGATTACGATGCACGGCAACCACGAGATCATGAATGTGGAAGGAGATTTCAGGTTTGTGACCCGCAAGGGTTTGGAGGAGTTTAGGGTTTGGGCTGATTGGTATTCCATTGGGAACCGAATGAAGTCGCTCTGTAAAGGCTTAGAAAAGCCGAAGGATCCCTTTGATGGGGTGCCCTTAGGGTTTAAGAATGTGAAGGAAGAGTATGCTGATGGGTTTAGGGCAAGAATTGCAGCATTGAGGCCATCCGGTCCAATTTCGTCGCGGTTCTTGTCGGATAACGTGGCTGTGTTGGTTGTGGGGGACTCTGTTTTCGTCCACGGCGGGCTTTTGAGCCAGCACGTATCGTATGGTTTGGAGAAGATCAATGAGGAGGTGAGGGATTGGATTCATGGGTTGAAGGGAAGAATCGCGCCCGAGTTTTGTCACGGTGCGAATGGTGTGGTTTGGCTAAGGAAGTTTTCGCTTGGATTGGAGGATAAGTGTGATTGTTCAGCACTTGAACATGTTTTAGCTACCATTCCCGGCGCAAAGAGGATGATTATGGGTCATACCATTCAAGAGTTTGGGATTAATGGCGTTTGCAACGAGAGAGCAATTCGGATTGATGTAGGGATGTCCAAGGGGTGTATTAATGGCTTGCCCGAAGTTTTGGAGATCAAAGGGAATTCGGGTATGAGGATCTTGACGTCGAATCCACTGtacaagaacaagaaaaaatcTACTGTGCATAATGAGAGGCCTGCATTTTTGCCGCAAGGACCAAAACAAGTGGAAGTGAAGGCTTAG